The genomic DNA AAGCGCGGCACCCGGCCGCTTCACTTCCTGGCCGCCGCCGCGAAGAACCCGAAGGCAGCGCTGGCGGCCTGGAAGATCAAGGACACTTCGCGCCGCGTGATCATCCTGCTGGTCATGCAGTCCATCGACAATGCGATGCGCCTGAAGGTCAAGATGCGGCTCCCGAACGGCAACGTCGCCCTGACCACCGAGCAGGATCCCGACAACCCCAACCCGGACTTCGTGCCCGCCGCCTACGACGCGGCGAAATGGTTCGCGCGCCGCATGGGCGGCGTCGCCTATTCCGGTGTGACAGAAGGCATTTTCGCGATCCCGTCGACGGCGCACATCCTCGGCGGCGCGGTGATCGGCGCCTCTCCTGAGACCGGTGTCGTCGACAGCCGGAGCCACGTCTTCGGCTACGAGAACCTGCTGGTCACCGATGGCGCGGCAGTCCCGGCCAACGTCGGAGCCAATCCGAGCCTGACGATCACCGCGCTCGCCGAGCGCGCGATGACCTTCATTCCGGCTAACGCGCCGGCTGTTTGACCACGGTCAGCAGCACCACCGAGTCGGCGAGCGCCTTCAGGCTGTGCCGAGTGGGCGGGATGATGATGTGGTCGCCGGCCATGCCGTCCCAGCTGGCCTGTTCGGCGACGAGGCGCACCCGCCCCTGCAGCACCTGAAGCGTGGCCTCGCCGGGGCTCTCGTGTTCGCCCAACTCATTGCCGTCGGCGAGAGCGATCAGCGTCTGCCGCAACGCGTGCTCGTGGCCGCCGAAGACCGTGTGCGCGCTGCGCCCGCCATTCCCGTTCTTCGCGGCGTCCAGATGCTGACGGGCGAGCGCGGTCAAAGAGATCTTCTCCATGATCTGACTATCCGCCTCAGCAATGCCCGTGGCGACCCTTTGGCGGTTTAAATCACGCGCAGCGAATCCCCCTCGCCCGGGAAGCGACGACGCAGTGCGTCGAGCATCCGCTGCACCTCCAGGACCCTGCGGCGCAGCGCCAGCAGCGTCTCCGACGGGAGTTCGGCCGCCGACCCCGTGGCGGCTTGGGCGCGCCGGGATCGCCGCTCCGCCAACGTCATCTGGTCCTCCAGATCGGCGATCTCGTCCAGCAGCAGGGCCGCGAACAGGCGCGATTGCGCCAGGTCGGCCCGGTGCGCGGGAGCGGGACCGGCACTGACCCGCGGCCGGCCACTCACGACGCCGGGGCGCACCGTGCGCCGACTGGACACGGCGTTGGAAGGGATCGGCACCGCACCGGCTCGGAGTCCGGAATCACGCATCGTCGGCAACATGGCGCAATGATCAGCGAGACTGCACCTTTGCGCTACC from Mycolicibacterium phocaicum includes the following:
- a CDS encoding cupin domain-containing protein — protein: MEKISLTALARQHLDAAKNGNGGRSAHTVFGGHEHALRQTLIALADGNELGEHESPGEATLQVLQGRVRLVAEQASWDGMAGDHIIIPPTRHSLKALADSVVLLTVVKQPAR